A window of the Schlesneria paludicola DSM 18645 genome harbors these coding sequences:
- a CDS encoding sigma-70 family RNA polymerase sigma factor: MQVPILPRVARGETNAIDECLDRYGGLVWSLACRLSPSTSDAEDAVQEIFVDLWRNAGRFREDLGSEGTFVSILARRRLIDRQRKLRRKPEPQSIEDTSKEYPAPQQTSPLELAEDGVRATACLEKLRQNEREVLELSIYHGLTQSRIAERTGAPLGTVKTLIRRALTQLRNCMQAGSRLHAEGGVQL; encoded by the coding sequence TTGCAGGTACCGATACTTCCCCGCGTCGCACGGGGTGAGACAAACGCGATTGATGAATGCCTCGATCGGTACGGCGGACTTGTTTGGTCGCTGGCCTGTCGACTTTCACCCTCGACCTCGGACGCTGAAGATGCTGTGCAGGAAATCTTTGTTGATCTATGGCGAAACGCAGGCCGGTTTCGAGAGGATCTCGGCTCCGAAGGGACGTTCGTATCAATCCTGGCTCGTCGACGTTTGATTGATCGTCAGAGAAAGCTGCGCCGGAAACCCGAGCCTCAATCGATCGAGGATACGAGTAAGGAGTATCCGGCACCCCAACAGACGTCTCCATTGGAATTGGCTGAGGATGGAGTTCGCGCTACGGCGTGCTTGGAAAAACTACGGCAAAACGAACGCGAAGTGCTCGAACTTTCGATCTATCATGGATTAACTCAATCTCGAATTGCCGAGCGCACGGGTGCTCCTTTAGGCACGGTTAAGACGCTCATTCGTCGCGCGTTGACACAGCTTCGCAACTGCATGCAGGCCGGCAGCCGACTGCATGCGGAAGGAGGTGTTCAACTATGA
- a CDS encoding transposase has product LVKEGDDRLSKTKYVWLTSQENLSEKQRTVFESTFDLQLKTGKAWAFKEMLRDLWGQDSAATATTYFQDWYKRVIHTNLEPMKSVARSIKERLDHVVSYCTHRITNGVAEGMNSKIMSIKRRVGGFRNRNNFKTAIFFYCGGLSLYPQ; this is encoded by the coding sequence ACTCGTCAAAGAGGGCGACGATCGACTCAGCAAAACGAAGTATGTCTGGTTGACCAGTCAGGAGAATCTCAGTGAGAAACAGCGGACGGTGTTCGAATCGACATTCGATCTGCAGCTGAAAACGGGAAAAGCCTGGGCCTTCAAGGAAATGCTGCGTGACCTTTGGGGGCAAGACTCCGCAGCCACTGCAACGACCTATTTCCAAGACTGGTACAAACGAGTCATTCACACGAATCTCGAACCGATGAAATCCGTGGCTCGTTCAATCAAGGAGCGATTGGACCACGTCGTCAGCTACTGCACCCACCGCATCACGAATGGAGTCGCGGAAGGAATGAATAGCAAAATCATGTCCATCAAAAGACGTGTCGGTGGCTTCCGTAACCGCAATAACTTCAAAACCGCCATCTTCTTCTACTGCGGGGGACTCAGCCTCTACCCACAATAA
- a CDS encoding ankyrin repeat domain-containing protein — protein sequence MWSIVDQIWGGYKLHEDVESLREEILTSPWYEQPSDADDSLLRLAIGATDLEAVRMLLSIGERPSVPSKDGSSLLHQAVDHVSGSSTLRERDRALAILASLLDYGADPNVYGMDGSPLHRAAGAGCIDAAQILLSHGANIEMRTLVDGERTPLIHAALMQQPKMVRFLLSAGASKNTAISCTLTDGPTTLQEVLTKENTPVSKDILSALNSM from the coding sequence GTGTGGTCAATTGTTGATCAGATATGGGGTGGCTATAAGTTGCACGAGGATGTTGAATCTTTGCGCGAGGAGATATTGACTTCGCCGTGGTATGAACAGCCTAGCGACGCTGATGACAGCTTATTAAGGCTTGCAATTGGGGCAACGGATCTGGAAGCCGTAAGAATGCTGCTCTCAATTGGGGAGAGACCTTCGGTACCCTCTAAAGACGGATCTTCCCTTCTTCATCAGGCAGTTGATCACGTTTCAGGTTCAAGCACCTTGAGGGAACGTGATCGTGCGCTGGCGATTCTCGCGAGTCTGCTTGACTACGGTGCGGATCCTAATGTGTATGGAATGGACGGATCGCCACTACACCGTGCGGCAGGTGCGGGTTGTATTGACGCTGCTCAAATACTTCTGTCTCACGGCGCTAATATTGAGATGCGTACATTGGTTGATGGAGAAAGGACGCCTTTAATTCATGCGGCATTAATGCAGCAACCAAAGATGGTTCGATTCTTATTGAGCGCCGGGGCAAGTAAGAACACTGCTATTTCCTGTACGCTTACGGACGGGCCGACGACTCTGCAAGAGGTGTTGACAAAGGAAAATACTCCAGTTTCTAAAGATATTTTAAGTGCTTTAAATTCAATGTAA
- a CDS encoding DUF1214 domain-containing protein gives MRTTTILALMALGGLTTAQANDGPPVRVTVDNFKRAETDNYLVKFSKDGGFGKFSHERGLAPIDKQTVIRLNRDTLYSFGVFDLEAGPVTVTLPDAGKRYMAIQVINQDHYSTDVIYKPGTHIFTKEKVGTRYVALAVRTFVNPSDAADLKTVHALQDGLKAEQKHSGSLQVPNWDQVSLTNVRNALLALAAANGGIDSSRMFGRKNEVDEVQHLIGTAAGWGGNPQYAAMYAGSEPKQNDGKVAYSLTVRDVPVDGFWSVSVYNKEGFFEKNAKNAYTFNDITAKPNADGSVTIHFGGDENASNYLPIMPGWNYTVRMYRPRNAILDGTWKFPEAQPAK, from the coding sequence ATGCGAACGACAACGATTCTGGCTCTGATGGCACTCGGCGGGCTGACCACGGCCCAAGCGAATGACGGGCCACCCGTCCGCGTCACCGTGGACAACTTCAAACGCGCAGAAACCGACAACTATCTTGTCAAATTCTCGAAGGATGGCGGCTTCGGCAAGTTCAGTCACGAACGCGGCCTTGCACCGATCGACAAGCAGACGGTGATTCGCCTTAACCGGGACACGCTCTACTCGTTTGGCGTATTTGATCTGGAGGCGGGGCCGGTGACCGTCACGCTCCCGGACGCGGGAAAGCGATACATGGCGATTCAGGTCATCAACCAGGACCACTACTCGACCGACGTGATCTACAAACCCGGCACGCACATCTTCACAAAAGAGAAGGTCGGCACGCGGTATGTCGCACTCGCGGTCCGCACATTCGTGAACCCCAGTGACGCGGCGGACCTGAAAACGGTTCACGCGTTGCAAGACGGGTTGAAGGCCGAGCAGAAGCACTCTGGCAGCTTACAGGTACCGAACTGGGACCAAGTGTCGCTGACAAATGTCCGCAACGCACTCTTGGCGCTGGCGGCGGCGAACGGGGGAATCGATTCCAGCCGTATGTTCGGCCGCAAGAACGAAGTTGATGAGGTCCAACATCTGATCGGTACAGCCGCAGGTTGGGGAGGCAATCCGCAGTACGCGGCGATGTACGCAGGCAGCGAGCCGAAGCAGAACGACGGGAAAGTCGCTTACTCGCTCACAGTGAGAGACGTGCCGGTGGACGGCTTCTGGTCCGTCAGTGTCTACAACAAGGAGGGATTCTTCGAAAAGAATGCGAAGAACGCGTACACGTTCAACGACATCACCGCCAAACCCAACGCAGACGGATCAGTAACAATCCACTTCGGCGGCGACGAGAACGCATCGAACTACCTGCCCATCATGCCAGGCTGGAACTATACAGTCCGGATGTACCGCCCGCGCAACGCGATCCTCGACGGCACCTGGAAGTTTCCGGAAGCCCAACCAGCGAAATAG
- a CDS encoding transposase family protein: MISGSAAVQDRELYQQILGLKSPWTVSEVSLSLEQQQVDVFVEHPGGTKFCCPECDQSLPCYDHTAERQWRHLDSCQFKTILHASIPRVDCPTHGVKQVNVPWAQKGSRFTILFERFAVEVLLAT, from the coding sequence ATGATTTCTGGGAGTGCGGCGGTGCAGGATCGGGAATTGTATCAGCAGATTCTTGGGCTGAAGAGTCCTTGGACCGTTTCTGAGGTGTCGTTGAGTCTTGAGCAACAGCAGGTCGATGTCTTCGTTGAGCATCCTGGAGGCACGAAGTTTTGTTGCCCCGAGTGCGATCAGTCATTGCCTTGTTACGACCACACGGCCGAGCGTCAGTGGCGGCATCTGGATAGCTGCCAGTTCAAGACCATTCTTCACGCGAGCATCCCGCGCGTCGATTGCCCGACGCACGGAGTGAAACAGGTGAACGTACCCTGGGCCCAGAAAGGCAGTCGCTTCACGATCCTGTTTGAGCGTTTTGCGGTTGAGGTGTTGTTGGCGACTC
- a CDS encoding leucine-rich repeat domain-containing protein, with translation MPLIIFGTLLYLCYYRYLDTLVSGVGVKDYNSARNLFLLGATLGFDREGRVVGVEFEANEDGKLPSDVGDTVLRYLLPLDRLRRLSLEPMTLTQDGCRRLASLTKLISLRLAVPNDEALSDLAALTELGDLSVEGNICGRGFHRFPETSELHSLRIASAKNISDEIRSINTFRGIRRLVFSYTPITDNHLRALRPTVARLFGFEAYGSEITDDGVREFQDLPELERLSLVGAHITDTGVMAMRQLPKLRELTLVDNELTDNCIKHLKQFSQLRHVSLCKTKVSVQGGVRLKQALPDVELLKSYMIR, from the coding sequence ATGCCGCTTATCATCTTTGGAACGTTGCTGTACTTGTGTTATTACAGATATCTTGACACGCTGGTAAGCGGTGTTGGGGTTAAAGATTACAACAGCGCTAGAAACCTGTTCTTGCTGGGTGCGACTCTCGGGTTTGACAGGGAGGGCCGAGTTGTGGGAGTCGAGTTCGAGGCGAATGAGGATGGGAAACTGCCTTCAGATGTCGGAGATACCGTTCTTCGTTATCTTCTTCCTCTAGATCGCTTGAGGCGCCTTTCGCTCGAACCCATGACTTTAACTCAAGATGGATGTCGTCGACTTGCATCACTGACCAAGTTGATATCGTTGCGACTCGCGGTCCCAAACGACGAAGCTTTGAGCGATCTGGCGGCGCTGACAGAATTGGGGGACCTGAGCGTAGAGGGCAATATCTGCGGCAGAGGATTTCATCGATTTCCAGAAACCTCGGAGCTTCATTCGTTACGAATTGCCTCTGCCAAGAACATTTCCGACGAAATACGTTCGATAAACACCTTCCGGGGCATTCGGCGGCTGGTGTTTAGTTACACCCCGATTACGGATAATCATCTTCGCGCACTGCGACCGACGGTAGCTCGACTCTTTGGTTTCGAGGCATACGGCTCTGAGATAACTGATGATGGTGTCAGGGAGTTTCAGGATTTGCCCGAGTTGGAGAGACTCTCGCTTGTTGGAGCCCATATCACAGACACTGGCGTGATGGCGATGCGGCAACTGCCGAAACTGCGAGAACTTACTCTCGTTGATAATGAACTCACAGACAACTGTATAAAACATTTAAAGCAATTCTCCCAGCTTCGTCATGTCTCACTATGTAAAACGAAGGTATCAGTACAAGGGGGAGTTCGTTTGAAGCAGGCTTTGCCTGATGTCGAACTTCTGAAGTCGTATATGATACGGTAA
- a CDS encoding anti-sigma factor produces MSDSGKSNADRWEELQITRLLFGLSLEEQAEYDELSQTMPAKDADLFEWVVASIDVAWSDPNSMPLPDHLRETIRLRALKELKPHVPQLGDQSTIARDVTLRSSRLPWVIAAASIALTVLTFVSTRPIATVKIASRNEAQLRAELVTTAKDLVQVKWADGPTPIAGAEGDVVWSPSQQQGFMRFRGLAINVPTVEQYQLWIFDKNQSDKTPIDGGVFDITSDQEVIIPIQAKLRVQDAYLFAITIEKPGGVVVSSRERLPLLAAVN; encoded by the coding sequence ATGAGCGATTCCGGGAAGTCAAATGCGGACCGCTGGGAAGAACTGCAAATCACGCGACTGCTCTTCGGCCTTTCGTTGGAAGAACAAGCCGAGTACGACGAATTGTCGCAGACAATGCCTGCGAAGGATGCGGATCTCTTCGAATGGGTCGTCGCCTCAATTGATGTGGCCTGGTCGGATCCAAACTCAATGCCACTGCCCGACCATCTTCGAGAAACAATTCGCTTGCGAGCGTTAAAAGAATTGAAGCCGCACGTGCCTCAACTTGGCGATCAGTCCACGATCGCCAGAGATGTTACGCTTCGATCGAGCAGGCTACCGTGGGTGATCGCTGCTGCCAGCATAGCGCTCACGGTACTGACTTTTGTCTCAACCAGACCCATTGCGACGGTAAAAATCGCCTCACGAAACGAGGCCCAGTTGCGTGCGGAATTGGTCACAACGGCCAAAGATCTTGTTCAAGTCAAGTGGGCCGATGGGCCAACCCCGATTGCGGGTGCGGAGGGCGATGTCGTGTGGAGCCCATCGCAACAGCAGGGGTTCATGCGATTTCGCGGGCTCGCTATCAATGTGCCGACGGTTGAACAGTATCAATTGTGGATCTTCGACAAGAACCAGAGTGATAAAACCCCCATTGACGGAGGCGTATTTGACATCACTTCAGATCAGGAAGTTATCATTCCCATCCAGGCGAAATTGCGAGTTCAGGACGCGTACTTGTTTGCAATTACGATCGAAAAGCCGGGCGGTGTGGTCGTTTCTTCACGCGAACGATTGCCCCTTCTGGCTGCGGTCAATTGA
- a CDS encoding vWA domain-containing protein, translating to MNLPGFSALMNAWWFLLLVPLIIFYFLKLRRPRMEIPSLALWRQVVNDQRVNSPFQKFKRNLLLLLQILLLCALILGAMQPYLSSGAEQARYLPVLIDNSASMASLDGPNGKSRLDEAKDRVSKLIDDLLPDQRLCLISVSGTARKLTDFTDNKRLLRDALSKLEVSQVASRLEDGLRMAQAMSRVQPIDNVVLISDGNVPQEVDFELPYKLTFQKLGYPDANVGIVDFNARRSRTGWDVFARIEGTKQPEGSKGPPTAKTLCEYELLQNGQLIKQDTVSIDGGQAERLVFKVSTAVATSLELRIKPDGTDSLSSDNVAFLEIPAPRPLTVFCPPRMESYRNALATMPDITLYPGEGTEPKVVDLKFAEGPISTGPEARVTVNVGFVPDDLSNLVELVSGQTEVVDWRRTAPLLQHVQLLDVQIADDPQLAKGISERDFEQAGYEILAQSRSGPLILERLIEGRWEYYFLFNTDRSSLVYRVGFPILIQNATQIAAQQANLLDSKAHPTGTLPPQRITPETEIHVSGPHGYTETAKSDKDGFLSGIAAPYVGAYELTGDTQPIKIGASLLSTTETSLNAVEKLHFPEVSVAATTVIVKTDQPLWGWFAAAALGFLMLEWWYFQKRPAGVLT from the coding sequence ATGAACCTGCCCGGCTTTTCTGCATTGATGAATGCCTGGTGGTTTCTACTGCTGGTGCCGTTGATCATCTTTTACTTCTTGAAACTGCGTCGCCCGCGCATGGAGATCCCCTCGCTGGCGCTCTGGCGACAGGTCGTGAATGACCAGCGGGTCAACTCGCCGTTCCAGAAGTTCAAACGAAACCTGCTGCTGCTGCTTCAAATTCTGCTGCTGTGTGCGCTCATCCTGGGAGCCATGCAACCCTACCTTTCCAGCGGCGCCGAACAGGCCCGCTACCTGCCTGTATTGATCGACAATTCCGCGAGCATGGCGTCGCTCGACGGTCCGAACGGAAAATCCCGACTCGACGAAGCCAAAGACAGGGTTTCCAAGCTGATCGACGATCTGTTGCCTGATCAGCGGCTGTGCCTGATCTCCGTAAGCGGAACGGCTCGCAAACTAACCGATTTTACCGATAACAAGCGGCTTCTGCGTGATGCGTTGTCTAAGCTTGAGGTCAGCCAGGTCGCCAGCCGACTGGAGGATGGTCTTCGCATGGCACAAGCGATGTCGCGTGTCCAACCGATCGACAACGTCGTGCTCATCTCCGACGGGAACGTCCCGCAAGAGGTGGACTTTGAACTCCCCTACAAATTGACCTTTCAAAAGCTGGGCTATCCAGACGCCAATGTGGGGATCGTCGATTTCAATGCGCGACGTTCGCGAACAGGCTGGGATGTGTTCGCACGAATCGAAGGCACGAAACAGCCTGAAGGTTCGAAAGGGCCCCCAACCGCGAAAACACTCTGCGAGTACGAACTGCTGCAGAACGGACAACTGATCAAACAAGACACTGTCTCGATCGATGGCGGACAGGCCGAACGGCTTGTCTTCAAAGTCTCAACCGCCGTCGCCACGTCGCTGGAACTGCGAATCAAGCCGGATGGAACCGATTCGCTCTCCTCAGACAATGTGGCGTTTCTGGAAATTCCCGCACCACGGCCCCTGACAGTGTTCTGCCCGCCACGGATGGAATCGTATCGCAACGCGCTGGCGACGATGCCAGACATCACGCTGTATCCAGGCGAAGGGACGGAGCCCAAAGTGGTGGATCTGAAATTTGCAGAAGGACCAATCTCGACCGGGCCCGAGGCGCGTGTCACCGTCAATGTCGGCTTCGTCCCCGATGATCTTTCCAATCTGGTGGAACTCGTGTCAGGACAGACCGAAGTCGTCGATTGGCGGCGAACCGCTCCGTTACTGCAACATGTGCAGTTGCTGGACGTCCAGATCGCCGACGATCCTCAACTCGCCAAAGGGATCAGCGAACGAGACTTTGAACAGGCCGGCTACGAAATCCTCGCGCAATCGCGTTCAGGCCCGCTCATCCTCGAGCGATTGATTGAAGGACGCTGGGAATACTACTTCCTGTTCAACACCGATCGATCCTCGCTGGTCTACCGGGTTGGCTTCCCGATTCTGATCCAAAACGCGACTCAGATCGCCGCGCAGCAAGCCAATCTGCTCGACTCCAAAGCGCATCCGACCGGAACGCTTCCACCGCAGCGCATCACTCCCGAGACCGAGATCCATGTCAGCGGCCCTCATGGATACACAGAAACCGCCAAAAGCGATAAGGACGGTTTCCTCTCCGGAATCGCCGCACCGTATGTCGGTGCCTATGAACTCACCGGCGACACGCAGCCGATCAAGATCGGTGCAAGCCTCCTCTCGACCACCGAAACCTCCTTGAACGCCGTCGAGAAACTGCATTTTCCCGAGGTCTCTGTCGCCGCCACAACGGTGATTGTCAAAACCGATCAACCGCTTTGGGGGTGGTTCGCGGCCGCCGCCTTGGGGTTTCTGATGCTTGAGTGGTGGTACTTTCAGAAACGGCCTGCGGGAGTTCTCACGTGA
- a CDS encoding transposase, translating to MPRQRRIFDGAFKAKVALDAIRGLKTVSELASHHKVRPTQITLWKKQLLDGAMSVFEAPSAKKAATDEPSSAELYEQIGQLKVELDWLKKKWPRTVAERRSWVDPGNRLLSNRTPFNRGCLSRRKNSSI from the coding sequence ATGCCTCGGCAGCGACGAATATTCGATGGAGCGTTTAAGGCGAAGGTGGCATTAGATGCGATTCGTGGCCTGAAGACGGTGAGCGAATTGGCATCGCATCACAAGGTTCGCCCGACACAGATCACGCTCTGGAAGAAGCAACTCTTGGACGGAGCGATGAGCGTGTTTGAAGCGCCATCGGCCAAGAAGGCGGCGACTGACGAACCGAGTTCCGCAGAGCTCTATGAGCAGATCGGTCAGCTGAAGGTCGAACTTGATTGGCTCAAAAAAAAGTGGCCGAGAACGGTGGCTGAACGCCGGTCTTGGGTTGATCCCGGCAATCGGTTGCTGAGTAATCGAACACCATTCAATCGAGGATGCCTATCAAGGCGAAAGAATTCTTCGATATGA
- a CDS encoding fasciclin domain-containing protein, which translates to MNSLSVRMLGLALVLGISSLVRAEDKPKDIVDTAVAAGSFKTLAAALKAADLVDTLKGKGPFTVFAPTDEAFAKLPKETLESLLKPENKKKLASILTYHVVSGKVLAKDVVKLTEAKTVQGSSAKIVVKDGKVTVDGANVTKTDIEASNGVIHVIDTVILPK; encoded by the coding sequence ATGAATTCGCTTTCCGTTCGCATGCTCGGGCTCGCGTTGGTTTTAGGGATTAGTTCTCTGGTTCGCGCGGAAGACAAGCCAAAGGACATCGTTGATACGGCGGTCGCCGCAGGCAGCTTCAAGACTTTGGCGGCTGCCCTGAAGGCAGCTGATTTAGTGGACACACTGAAGGGCAAGGGCCCGTTCACCGTCTTCGCACCGACTGACGAAGCGTTTGCAAAGCTTCCGAAGGAAACGTTGGAGTCCTTGCTGAAGCCAGAGAATAAGAAGAAGCTGGCCAGCATTCTCACCTACCATGTTGTTTCTGGGAAAGTACTTGCCAAGGACGTGGTCAAGCTGACTGAAGCAAAGACGGTTCAAGGCTCGTCTGCGAAGATCGTTGTGAAAGATGGTAAAGTCACCGTGGATGGAGCGAATGTGACGAAGACGGACATCGAAGCGAGCAATGGGGTGATCCACGTGATTGACACGGTCATTCTGCCGAAATAG
- a CDS encoding IS110 family RNA-guided transposase gives MNSEICAEKMFVGVDVSKLTLDVFFPHKGERFKLANSEADVHEFCLRLKKEKRLLMVVMEATGGYETLLQSQLAKHKIEAAVVNPRQVRDFAKGVGSDAKTDSIDAQLISRFAAVVQPQPTAVKSEHEQKHAALVTRRNQLLELINQENNRLQQSWDDDAKQSIREVLEVLKKQLKSIDSQLAGLLATDLRNQRTIEILQSVKGIGPVTISTFIAELPELGTLNRGEVAKLVGVAPINRDSGTKSGKRFTGGGRGQVRRVLYMAAIVAVRHNAMIKAFYQHLKAKGKASKVAIVACMRKLLTIVNVLVKTNQLWQNKMSD, from the coding sequence ATGAATTCTGAGATCTGTGCAGAGAAAATGTTCGTGGGTGTCGATGTCTCGAAACTCACGTTGGATGTGTTTTTCCCTCATAAAGGAGAGCGATTCAAGCTGGCGAACTCTGAAGCAGACGTTCACGAGTTTTGTCTGCGGCTGAAGAAGGAAAAGAGATTGCTCATGGTCGTGATGGAGGCCACGGGTGGATACGAAACGTTATTGCAGAGTCAACTTGCGAAGCACAAGATCGAAGCGGCGGTTGTGAATCCACGGCAAGTTCGCGATTTCGCAAAAGGTGTTGGTTCGGACGCCAAAACGGATTCGATCGACGCACAACTCATCTCCCGTTTCGCTGCGGTCGTGCAACCCCAGCCAACGGCCGTGAAGTCCGAACACGAACAGAAACACGCCGCGCTTGTGACCCGTCGCAATCAGTTACTGGAACTGATCAATCAGGAGAACAATCGACTCCAGCAATCCTGGGACGATGACGCCAAGCAGAGTATTCGTGAAGTGCTGGAAGTACTTAAAAAACAACTCAAAAGCATCGATTCGCAGCTCGCTGGCTTGCTGGCAACGGATCTGCGGAACCAACGAACCATTGAGATTCTTCAATCCGTAAAAGGGATCGGTCCGGTGACCATTTCAACGTTTATCGCGGAACTCCCGGAACTGGGTACGCTCAATCGAGGCGAGGTTGCAAAGCTTGTCGGAGTGGCGCCCATCAATCGCGATTCCGGCACAAAATCCGGGAAGCGATTTACCGGTGGTGGTCGAGGACAAGTGCGTCGCGTCTTGTACATGGCTGCGATCGTGGCGGTCCGACATAACGCCATGATTAAGGCCTTCTACCAACACCTCAAAGCCAAGGGCAAAGCCTCGAAAGTTGCGATTGTTGCCTGTATGCGAAAACTGCTTACGATCGTGAATGTGCTGGTCAAGACAAACCAGTTGTGGCAAAACAAAATGAGCGACTGA
- a CDS encoding IS5 family transposase, which produces MWQNRLVGGCGGRLVRTSQKGGDGVGKTKCGKGTKVVDVVDSNGTPLAVHLTSANHNEVKLIEPTLDRLQIPHQVPEHLIYDRAADSDPLRNRLLNERGIELVCPHRKSRKKPPTQDGRACRRYRRRFVVERTHSWFHNFRRTVVRYETTLARFTGWIHLACVLITMRRL; this is translated from the coding sequence GTGTGGCAAAATCGATTGGTCGGAGGCTGCGGCGGACGCTTGGTTCGCACGAGCCAAAAGGGGGGAGACGGAGTTGGCAAAACGAAATGTGGCAAGGGAACCAAGGTTGTCGATGTTGTCGATTCGAACGGAACTCCTCTCGCCGTCCATCTGACCAGTGCCAATCACAACGAAGTGAAGTTGATCGAGCCAACGCTGGATCGGCTTCAGATTCCACATCAAGTCCCCGAACATCTCATCTATGACCGTGCGGCGGATAGTGATCCACTTCGCAATCGATTACTGAACGAACGCGGCATCGAGTTGGTTTGCCCGCATCGTAAAAGCCGTAAGAAGCCGCCCACTCAAGACGGGCGTGCCTGTCGCAGATATCGCCGACGATTCGTAGTCGAGCGAACCCATAGCTGGTTCCATAATTTCCGTCGTACTGTCGTCCGCTACGAAACCACACTGGCTCGATTTACGGGATGGATTCATCTTGCCTGCGTGCTCATTACAATGAGGCGGTTATGA
- a CDS encoding leucine-rich repeat domain-containing protein produces MAFFKLAGASPRYFNRLLSDRVTAGDLLMPCRMMFLVLTAALMVPCSAFAADVEFPDPNLDTVIREILKQKQIDKTDKSKKITDEDVASIFIMKATNRGIENLAGLEKCRNLAEVKLSGNKIKDLKPLEECVNIQSLYLEKNQISDITPLFKLTKLQYIELDDNQVQKLDGIQVLKALTSLYLSRNQVESVQPLAEMTKLHAIYLDKNKISDISPLKTLKWLERIDLKDNQIKDLSALSEMKELRFTFLERNQITELGTLVEMAKKDTAGERRFAPYWRLFLAGNPLNETGKAQLAELKTLGVRVE; encoded by the coding sequence ATGGCGTTTTTTAAGCTGGCCGGAGCCAGTCCCCGTTACTTCAACAGACTGTTAAGCGATCGCGTGACCGCTGGAGACTTACTGATGCCCTGCCGGATGATGTTCCTGGTTTTGACTGCCGCATTAATGGTTCCCTGTTCGGCGTTTGCGGCCGACGTCGAGTTTCCCGACCCGAATCTCGACACGGTAATCCGTGAAATCCTGAAGCAGAAGCAGATCGACAAGACTGACAAATCAAAGAAGATCACCGATGAAGACGTCGCCTCGATCTTCATCATGAAGGCGACCAATCGCGGCATCGAAAATCTGGCTGGATTGGAAAAGTGCCGAAATCTGGCTGAGGTCAAGCTGAGCGGAAACAAGATCAAGGATCTGAAGCCGCTGGAAGAATGCGTCAATATCCAGTCGCTGTACCTCGAGAAGAATCAGATTTCCGACATTACGCCGCTGTTCAAGCTCACCAAGCTGCAGTACATCGAGCTCGACGACAACCAAGTGCAGAAACTCGACGGGATTCAGGTGCTCAAGGCTCTGACCTCGCTGTATCTGAGCAGGAATCAGGTTGAGTCGGTTCAGCCGTTGGCCGAGATGACCAAGCTGCATGCGATCTATTTGGACAAGAACAAGATCAGCGACATTTCGCCCCTGAAAACCTTGAAGTGGCTGGAACGGATCGATCTGAAAGACAATCAGATCAAGGATCTGTCGGCTCTGAGCGAAATGAAGGAATTGCGGTTCACGTTCCTGGAACGGAATCAGATCACCGAACTGGGAACGCTGGTGGAAATGGCCAAGAAGGACACCGCCGGTGAACGACGGTTTGCACCGTATTGGAGACTGTTCCTGGCTGGTAACCCCCTGAACGAAACCGGGAAGGCTCAGTTGGCCGAGTTGAAAACGCTGGGTGTGCGGGTTGAGTGA